One Kaistella polysaccharea DNA segment encodes these proteins:
- a CDS encoding SPOR domain-containing protein, protein MKNFFKIFALVSFMSANFFHAQQVIKNDTINGTPLTVVMDQKVSDLLSDIEDKCATPNTFSGNENYDGSSTKSTTPKISVPERELTNAEICRRNPRIMGYKIQLAVVKSNDEAREVGMFFRRRFPNMKVEIDASLRPNYKVMAGSYFTKQSAASDLARIKQHFKSALPIQYRVFCVEAK, encoded by the coding sequence ATGAAAAACTTTTTTAAAATATTCGCTCTCGTTTCTTTCATGTCTGCTAATTTCTTTCACGCACAGCAAGTTATAAAGAATGATACAATTAACGGAACACCGCTCACGGTTGTTATGGATCAAAAAGTTAGTGATCTGCTCAGCGATATTGAAGATAAATGTGCAACGCCAAATACTTTTTCCGGCAATGAAAATTATGATGGTTCTTCTACAAAAAGTACCACACCAAAAATTTCAGTGCCCGAAAGAGAACTCACGAACGCAGAAATTTGTCGCAGAAACCCGCGAATTATGGGCTATAAAATACAGCTTGCTGTGGTAAAAAGTAATGATGAAGCCCGAGAAGTTGGAATGTTTTTTAGAAGACGCTTTCCCAACATGAAGGTAGAAATCGATGCTTCATTACGACCAAATTATAAAGTAATGGCAGGAAGCTATTTTACGAAACAAAGCGCCGCAAGCGACTTGGCAAGAATTAAACAACACTTTAAAAGTGCTTTGCCAATTCAATATCGCGTTTTCTGTGTAGAAGCCAAATAG
- a CDS encoding TAT-variant-translocated molybdopterin oxidoreductase, translating to MASNKIQFRSIQELKDPTLNGKLAAKEFQTEIPVDEVLGTAQSTGSGTSRRDFLKLLGFSTAAVTLAACEAPVIKSIPYVVKPHEIIPGIPNYYASTYFDGFDFASVLVKTREGRPIKIEPNPLAGTLGKTSARAQAAILSLYDNDKVKQPKLNGKDETFDKVDDFVLKGLADAQGFSKKIVVLSHSYASPTFKKLFADFKVKYPTAELVIYDAMTYNAGLDAAQEVFGQRFLPVYDLSNTQLVVSFQADFLGDFNGGGLDSSYALARKPGPDMLRHIQVESNMTLTGANADSRIRLKPSAVNKVLVEVYNGLNGGSVSKEAGEIVKELQAKGSKAVVFADGSKAAHVLAHLINQKLGSTAFTGKANMLKEFDGARYQEFLKWLDSGQIGVLIANNVNPIYSNNKGEDFRKALGRVPCVVAIADKKNEMYKAAKAVIPVANWLESWGDLTPQTGIYTLMQPTIQKIFKSRQIEESLLVWMNGKGNEANNYYDYLKANSATLLGSTTFNKALYNGIIAGGNTASLSYSGGNAQQAISELGGFKASDLELVLYTTTALGDGTQANNPWLQEMPDPITRMTWDNYLTVSPKDAARLGLDNDLNGRMQLDGSVVNLTVNGVTLKDVPVYIQPGQADGSIGLALGYGKKNSGTVAETGVNAYPIFDGNNLVLSNIKIEKTGGSHEFAGMQLQNTLMGRYEIAREVSLDTFLNVKFDDEKLGWNKPLEYHTIGGALPAGKIDLWDAFDDTDGPHFNLSVDLNSCIGCGACIIACQAENNIPVVGKDEVRMSRDMFWLRIDRYYTTDIPADIDTNKDSKLSQAEAVAADLDVPGMYGHFMDRESGILNHPATNPDVIFQPVMCQHCNHAPCETVCPVAATSHGKQGQNQMAYNRCIGTRYCANNCPYKVRRFNWFTYNLNDKFNYNQNNDLGRMVLNPDVVVRTRGVMEKCSMCIQMTQNVILEAKKEGRVVKDGEFATACSNACPTGAFTFGDMNDKNSEVRALFSTNRKYTLLEEIGTKPNVFYHTKVRNRKENNV from the coding sequence ATGGCTTCAAATAAAATACAATTCAGAAGTATTCAAGAACTGAAAGATCCTACCTTAAACGGTAAGTTGGCTGCAAAAGAATTTCAGACTGAAATTCCGGTAGACGAAGTTTTAGGTACTGCTCAATCGACTGGATCAGGAACTTCACGTAGAGATTTCCTAAAACTTTTAGGTTTTTCTACCGCGGCTGTTACATTGGCTGCGTGTGAGGCACCGGTGATTAAATCAATTCCGTATGTGGTGAAACCGCACGAAATTATTCCCGGTATTCCTAATTATTATGCAAGTACATATTTTGATGGATTTGATTTTGCAAGTGTTTTAGTAAAAACCAGAGAAGGTCGTCCTATTAAAATTGAACCAAATCCTTTAGCAGGTACTTTAGGTAAAACTAGTGCAAGAGCTCAGGCAGCTATACTTTCACTTTATGATAATGATAAAGTAAAACAGCCAAAACTAAACGGAAAAGATGAAACTTTTGATAAAGTTGATGATTTCGTTTTAAAAGGTCTCGCTGATGCGCAAGGATTTAGCAAAAAAATCGTCGTATTATCGCATTCTTACGCCTCGCCAACTTTCAAAAAATTATTCGCAGATTTTAAAGTTAAATATCCAACTGCCGAGTTGGTCATTTACGATGCGATGACTTACAACGCAGGTTTAGATGCTGCACAAGAAGTTTTCGGACAAAGATTTTTGCCAGTTTATGATTTATCAAACACGCAATTAGTTGTTTCTTTCCAGGCAGATTTCTTAGGAGATTTTAATGGTGGAGGTTTAGATAGTTCTTACGCATTGGCAAGAAAGCCAGGTCCAGATATGTTGAGACACATACAAGTGGAATCTAACATGACTTTGACTGGTGCAAATGCCGATTCTAGGATTCGATTGAAACCAAGTGCTGTAAATAAAGTTTTAGTAGAAGTTTATAATGGTCTTAACGGCGGTAGTGTAAGCAAAGAAGCTGGAGAAATCGTTAAAGAATTACAGGCAAAAGGAAGCAAAGCAGTTGTTTTTGCAGATGGATCTAAAGCAGCACATGTTTTAGCACATTTAATCAATCAAAAATTAGGATCTACCGCATTTACTGGCAAAGCAAATATGCTTAAAGAATTTGACGGTGCGAGATATCAAGAATTTTTAAAATGGTTAGATTCAGGTCAAATTGGTGTTTTAATCGCCAATAATGTAAACCCGATCTATTCTAATAATAAAGGAGAAGATTTCAGAAAAGCTTTAGGTAGAGTACCTTGCGTAGTCGCTATTGCTGATAAGAAAAATGAAATGTATAAAGCAGCGAAAGCTGTGATTCCAGTAGCAAACTGGTTAGAGTCTTGGGGAGATTTAACGCCACAGACCGGAATTTATACATTAATGCAGCCTACTATTCAAAAAATCTTTAAATCGAGACAGATTGAAGAATCACTATTGGTTTGGATGAACGGTAAGGGAAATGAGGCTAATAATTATTATGATTATTTAAAAGCTAATTCTGCAACTTTATTAGGTTCTACTACTTTTAACAAAGCACTTTATAACGGTATTATTGCCGGTGGAAATACAGCATCTTTAAGTTATTCAGGTGGAAATGCACAGCAGGCAATTAGTGAATTGGGAGGTTTTAAAGCTTCTGATTTAGAATTGGTATTGTATACTACAACTGCTTTAGGAGACGGTACACAAGCCAATAACCCTTGGTTGCAAGAAATGCCAGATCCAATTACCCGTATGACTTGGGATAATTACTTAACGGTTTCACCTAAAGATGCAGCTAGATTAGGACTCGATAATGATCTTAATGGTAGAATGCAGTTGGATGGCTCAGTAGTAAATCTTACTGTAAATGGAGTAACACTGAAAGACGTTCCTGTATATATTCAACCTGGTCAAGCTGATGGTTCCATAGGACTTGCTTTAGGTTATGGTAAGAAGAATTCTGGCACAGTGGCTGAAACTGGAGTGAATGCTTACCCTATTTTTGACGGTAATAATTTAGTACTGTCAAATATAAAAATTGAAAAAACTGGTGGATCGCATGAATTTGCGGGCATGCAGCTTCAAAATACGTTAATGGGTCGTTACGAAATCGCAAGAGAAGTTTCTTTGGATACCTTCTTAAACGTAAAATTCGACGACGAAAAATTAGGATGGAACAAACCATTAGAATATCATACCATCGGAGGTGCTTTACCAGCTGGTAAAATTGATCTTTGGGATGCGTTTGATGATACTGATGGTCCACACTTTAACTTATCAGTTGACTTAAATTCATGTATCGGATGTGGGGCTTGTATCATTGCTTGTCAGGCAGAAAATAACATTCCTGTTGTTGGTAAAGATGAAGTAAGAATGTCTAGAGATATGTTCTGGTTAAGAATTGACCGTTACTATACAACCGATATTCCTGCTGATATTGATACGAATAAAGACAGCAAACTTTCACAGGCAGAAGCAGTAGCAGCAGATCTTGATGTACCTGGAATGTATGGTCATTTCATGGATAGAGAAAGTGGGATCTTAAACCATCCTGCGACCAATCCAGATGTTATTTTCCAACCGGTAATGTGTCAGCATTGTAACCATGCACCATGTGAAACTGTTTGTCCTGTGGCAGCAACTTCTCACGGGAAGCAAGGTCAAAATCAAATGGCTTATAACAGATGTATTGGTACAAGATATTGTGCAAATAACTGTCCTTATAAAGTAAGACGTTTCAACTGGTTTACTTATAACCTTAATGATAAATTCAACTACAATCAAAATAATGATTTAGGAAGAATGGTCTTAAATCCTGACGTTGTTGTAAGAACAAGAGGGGTGATGGAAAAATGTTCAATGTGTATTCAAATGACACAGAACGTAATTCTGGAAGCCAAAAAAGAAGGAAGAGTTGTTAAAGATGGTGAATTCGCGACCGCTTGTTCAAATGCTTGTCCTACAGGAGCCTTCACGTTTGGTGATATGAATGACAAGAACTCGGAAGTTCGTGCATTGTTCAGCACCAACAGAAAGTATACTTTGCTGGAAGAAATTGGTACAAAACCCAATGTATTCTACCACACCAAAGTGAGAAACAGAAAAGAAAATAATGTTTAA
- a CDS encoding c-type cytochrome, giving the protein MISWRKHYKRGLIAIGLLLSTSASIYAQGDAKNGEKLFKADCAACHALDKQLVGPALGGVVARLKTEQNLDTDWLHKWIKDNKALRASGDKYANEVFEKFNKVEMLAFPNLTDQDINDILEYTTNPPAPEPAADAIAAPAGMDAVTALEVSKRESMNSKVILISLLAIGGLLLWLLLKLRQLVKLQQTDELVGLNATRATSFADVYKKYHYIGKGLIVLLGVFAAYGVWNSLMWIGVYKGYKPDQPIYFSHRIHAGENKIDCQLCHSSAKYGKVSEIPSMNVCMNCHRNISEYKGKYMEPGKDKAFYDAEIQKIYAATGWDAASQQYTGKTQPVEWTRIHNMPDFVYFNHAQHVVPGEQAIINGYNKKNPDAKIDVVCKACHGQVDTMNVVQMANDFTMGWCIECHRTTEVDMNNGYNKEYFKNLHEKLKKQYGSGAKITVDAIGGLECGKCHY; this is encoded by the coding sequence ATGATTAGTTGGAGAAAGCATTACAAAAGAGGTCTTATCGCAATAGGTCTATTGCTGTCGACCAGTGCTTCTATTTACGCTCAAGGAGATGCGAAAAACGGTGAAAAGCTTTTCAAAGCTGATTGTGCCGCTTGTCATGCATTAGACAAACAACTTGTCGGTCCTGCCTTAGGTGGCGTTGTAGCAAGACTCAAAACGGAGCAAAATTTAGATACAGATTGGCTTCATAAGTGGATAAAAGACAACAAAGCGCTGCGAGCTTCTGGTGACAAATACGCTAACGAAGTTTTCGAAAAATTTAACAAAGTAGAAATGCTTGCGTTTCCTAATCTTACCGATCAGGATATCAATGACATTTTAGAATACACCACAAACCCACCTGCTCCAGAACCGGCTGCTGATGCTATCGCTGCGCCTGCAGGAATGGATGCTGTAACGGCACTTGAAGTATCGAAAAGAGAATCAATGAATTCAAAAGTAATTTTGATTTCACTTTTGGCGATTGGTGGACTGCTGCTTTGGTTGCTTCTAAAATTACGACAGTTGGTAAAACTGCAGCAAACCGATGAGTTGGTTGGTTTAAACGCCACAAGAGCAACATCTTTTGCTGATGTCTATAAAAAATACCACTACATAGGGAAAGGACTTATCGTTCTGCTCGGAGTTTTTGCCGCCTATGGAGTGTGGAACAGTTTAATGTGGATCGGCGTTTATAAAGGATATAAACCAGACCAGCCTATTTATTTCTCTCACAGAATACATGCGGGTGAAAATAAAATTGACTGTCAGCTTTGTCACTCTTCCGCAAAATATGGTAAGGTTTCCGAGATTCCTTCAATGAATGTTTGTATGAACTGTCACCGTAATATTTCTGAATACAAAGGGAAATATATGGAGCCAGGAAAAGACAAAGCCTTCTACGATGCCGAAATTCAGAAAATTTATGCCGCTACCGGTTGGGATGCAGCCTCGCAACAATATACAGGTAAAACACAACCCGTGGAGTGGACAAGGATTCACAATATGCCGGATTTCGTTTACTTTAATCACGCACAACACGTTGTACCTGGTGAACAAGCTATCATTAATGGGTATAATAAGAAAAATCCTGATGCTAAAATCGATGTAGTTTGTAAAGCTTGTCACGGTCAGGTTGACACTATGAATGTAGTGCAGATGGCCAACGACTTTACTATGGGATGGTGTATAGAATGTCACAGAACTACAGAAGTAGATATGAACAATGGTTATAATAAAGAGTACTTCAAAAATCTACATGAGAAACTGAAAAAACAGTATGGCTCAGGTGCGAAAATCACCGTAGATGCAATTGGAGGCCTTGAGTGTGGTAAATGTCATTATTAA